The following nucleotide sequence is from Penicillium digitatum chromosome 5, complete sequence.
CTTTGAGTGGGGTTTAATTATCTTCTCCTATTTTGCAGTACCAAGCAATGCCGCAGATAGACTACAACTTCAAGTGGCCTAGCGCCAAATATAATTAGAAATTTTTAGAAATTTTcacagaaaagaaaaagtgcGCGAaggtgaaaaaaaaaagccaccaAGTGCCGGCGCCATCCTAAGCCCCACCACGCACCGCGTGAGCCGGATGTTTtcattttaaaaaaaaatttttttgcAACCAGGTTGGGAATTTACGCTGATGACCTTCGAATACTAATCATTTAGAGGgctgttgattttgatgagGAACTGCAAATCAGATATCCTATTTTTGTAGATCGACAAGGCCTGCAAGACCATATCAAAGCCAAGTCCAGGTAAGTGCGTGGAGTCCCGTTCATCTCTCTATCATTATTCGCTCGGATTATATGAACCGCTTCTTTTTGTAGCCCTGGGAATgcttttcttccccttccccgATGAGACTGGTCTCCTAATTTGATATGGCGCCAGTGGCTAAACCTATCGAATAATGGTTTCCAAGCACTTGACCATATTGGGCTTGTTAGCTCGGCTATACGCGTCCTTTTGGTAATTTCAGTGAAGCGAATAGAATTGGACCATCTGACACTATTTATCCTACTATTAATGGATTTGAAGCCATGgatgccccccccccccccccccccatatgttgtagttgacttaattccccccccccccccccccccatttcGCTCGTTTGACTTTTAATTCTTTTCTCAACGAGTCTTTTTGGATTCAATTATATTATCCCAACTACATACACTCGCTATAAATCGTTGCGGGATCATAATCCGCATCACTGCTCTTCACCATGAAGTTCTCCTTGGTGGCACTGTTAACCCTGGCTGGGGTTACTGTTGCCGATTTGGATCCCATCGTCATCAAGGTACAATCTTCAAACAGATGTCCAAACCGTGGTGTGCTCAGTGCTAAGACTGTCATTAGGGCTCCAAGTTCTTCTATTCCAGCAACAACACTCAGTTGTAAGTCCCGATACTGTTGATGCCTCTTGAATTCGGGGACCTGACAAGAATAGCTTTATGCGTGGAGTTGCCTATCAAAGTAGGCCGTTCATGTCATCAATTCAAAATCTCGACTAACCTTTCGCAGGGGAGAGTACGAGTAGCAGTGGCTACGCTGACCCTCTCGCCGATGTCACCGCTTGTGAGCGTGACGTGCCTATCATGAAGGAGCTGCGCACCAACGTTATCCGGACCTATGCCATCAACGCCACTGCTGACCACTCGGCTTGTATGAAGCTCTTGTCGGACGCTGGGATTTACGTCATCTCCGATCTATCCGATCCCAATCTATCGATCGATCGAAACGATCCTTCGTGGAAAACGGATCTCTTTGCCCGATACACCAGTGTTGTCGATGAACTTGCCAAGTATAACAATACTATTGGCTTCTTCGCGGGAAATGAGGTTTCTAACACCATCGCTACTTCCGACGCCAGCGCTTTCGTCAAGGCTGCTGTTCGCGATACCAAGAAGTAcatcaagaagaagggcTATCGCCCTATGGGGGTGGGATATGCTACCGCCGATGTGTCCGACATCCGGGCGGACATGGCCGACTACTTCAACTGCGGAGACATCGACGACACGATTGACTTCTGGGGATACAATATTTACTCGTGGTGCGGGGATTCCAACTACGTGGAATCTAAATACCAGGATCGCACAGAGGAGTTTGCCAACTACTCCGTCCCTGTCTTCTTCGCCGAGTACGGTTGCAACCAGGTCCAGCCCCGCGAATTCACCGAGGTGAAGGCCCTGTATGGCGAGACTATGGCTAGTGTCTGGTCCGGTGGCATTGTGTACATGTACTTCCAGGAGGCCAACGACTTCGGTAAGAAAAATCATTGCTTTCCTTCCATAGATGCCAAGGTAACTGATGAGAGTTGCAGGCCTCGTTTCCGTTGTCGATAGCACCAGTGTCCGCACAATGAGCGACTTCAGTTACTATTCCAACGAGATCGCCAGCGCCAATCCCACTGGTGTCAACAAGGCCTCCTACACTCCCACCAACACCGCTCTGCGAAGTTGCCCTACCGTCGGGCCCAACTGGGAAGCCGAATCCTCCCCTCTGCCCCCTATTGCGGATATCGACCTGTGCGACTGCATGTACGATGCCTCCGCCTGCGCGGTCGCTGATTCTCTGGACTCGACGAAGTACGCCAAGCTGTTCGGCACCGTCTGCGGTAACACCGACTGCAGCGGACTGGCAGCCAATGCTACGACCGGCGAATACGGTGCTTACAGCATGTGTTCGACCAAGCAGCAGCTTACCTTTGCTTTGAACAAGTACTACATTGAGCAGAACCGTGCTGCTGGTGCTTGCGACTTTGACGGATCTGCATCCATCAAGGCCGTTACCAGTGCTACGGGCACTTGCTCTACACAGATGATGGAGGCCGGTATCGCTGGGACCGCAACTATCACGACGCAGAACACTGGCACTGGTCGCTCTCGCTCTGCTTCCTCGACGGGCTCGTCGACGGGCTCGTCGACCAAGACTAGTAGCGGCGCTATCAGCGTGCATTCCAGCTCTTCCTTCGGCTCTTTCCAGGTGGTTGCCTCCATTGCGACCGCACTCCTGGCAGGTGTTGGAATGATCGCTCTGTAATTGACCTTAGTCTATTCTTCGTACTTGGCCTGCGTGTCTGTTTTCCCTTTCTGTTGCGATACCTTTGAAGAGGAGCCTCGGAGTGAGGTGGTGGCCGACCTAGCTAGTAGATAGCCCTAGGTGCATCTTCGCTTGATTGATGTTCGGGGTATTGCATCGCGCAAATTGTCAACATCGAATTTGATTTGTACCCCATCTCGtgatctttcttttttttttggcaattTCCCTGGTTCCCTTCATCATCCATTTCCACCCCAACCTCGTTGCACAGCAACCCAACGTATAGATGTTGTGATGTGCAAGGCTAGGGTGAGCTTCAGTTCAACCACTGCAACTATCACAACCCGAGATCATTCTTTCACGAGGTTGCAGGACGTCTCGGTCCATCCCCTCACCGACTGAGAATTGGGCATTTGACCTTTCATCTGCCTTTCATCTATCATTCCAGTCTATCACTCCTCATCCACAGACATCTACACCTCCAATTTGTGGGAGATTGTCGGTCACCTGATGGGGGTATGCAGAGTGAAACAAATCAACAGAGACGTTGTGCTACGTCGATTATATACGAACAGGTTAATTCTTCAGTTCTGCCTGGCAGAAATCCAATGAGGCAGGTAGGGTATAgggctccttctcctccttgcTTACTCATCGGTCAAGGCGCTGTTTCCCACTGTGAGCGGTTGTATCAGCTATGCCTAATCCGGTATCATACCGACGGATTTACACCCGACTGACAATACTCAGGAGTAAATGCAAGTAAATGGCAATGGCATTACATAGAGTGGAGTGCTGTGGATCCTAACCAACTTTCCGCCTACCTGGTTAGGCAGTTAGTGGATGTATTAATAAAGAGTGCAGAGCATACGTTGCAAAGCGTCTCTAGTTGAAAACGTCGCAAGGACGATCCCTTGGCAAGACCCCACACGTTGATGTGGACGGTAAAGAATTTGCCGATGAAGAAGCGAAACGTGCAGCGCTTCGTGGTGCGGGGAGAGGAGTTGGAACCGGGGGCGGAACGGGTAAACCGATAATCCGCCTCGCCGCAGCTACGAGAGCGGCACGTCAACGAATCAGAGAGCAATGGGAATGTATTTAAGGTGCTCacggggggttttttttcgaaCTTGGACGTCTGTTTTGTTTTGACCTGCCAAAGAGGACATCCAGCCTCAACACTAGTTCAGAGTTAAAAAAACGATTTCAAGATTCTTTAAATTCTTCGCTGAAGTACTCATGAATATCCTAGAGAGGAATCACCCCTGGATTCCTGCCAAATCATATCCTGTTGAACTCGGATGGCATTTAACGGGACCTCATCATCAGACCCATCATCGGGATGGGAGACACCTAGTTGGACTCTAGTTTTATTACGCGGCTCATCTGACGGTCGTAGGGCAGAGTTGTGCAACTCAAATCCTTTAGAATGCTCGGCTTCGGTCCGTGTTCTGTGAGTACCGGACTGGCTGGAAAATTTGGATGAGAACATCAAGAACAACGGACGCAGGGTCGGCATGCAGGCGGAGATAATCCCCGTCGAGGATTCAATGATACACCAGGTGCAAGACTTTCCGAGCGTCCAGGCAACATCTGCCGGGTCGTATTCAAAAAGGGTAGTGATGCGATAGATACTGGTGAAGACAACGCTATGCAGAAAGAGTCTCGTCAGTTTAGTATCACAAACCAGTCGCGATATTGCAAGAAAGGGGTATACGGACAAACTACCCAACATAAACATTGCAATTACGGACAGACGGTGCGTGAGACTTGCGTGCAGTCCCCATACCACCCGCACCGGTAGAGACAGAATGAGAATTTCGATGCCGATGTTGGGCACTGCGTTTGCGATAAACGAGGCTTCGAGGTTGATACAGTGACCGGGAATGCGCTTGTCCCAGGCTCGCACAATCGGAGTGCATTGGAAGATGTCCACGAGGATCACAGCCACGCACCACAAGATTGATATCCCACCCAGGATCATCGAGGTAATGCGCATTTCTCTCGTAGGAAAGATGCGGCAGTACATGAGTAGGATAGAAACTCTGGTGACCGCGATCGTTGTGACGAACATGCACTCGAATGTCACTAGAAGCTATGTAGATGAGTATCAGTGGAGAAGTCAACATCGTCTATATTGTGAATCGAACCTTTGCGATCATGATAATATTTTCCATCGCCAATTTCTCCGAATGGGACCCCATACCAAAATCATTTACTATTGACGATTAGCCACCGAATCAAGAACCCCCAAGAGAAGTGTGACATACAGGCTAGCATCAATCCAACGAGAGCTAAGAAAGGAACTAACGCGCCCAGGATAGTAAAATCGTCCAGTCCTGGCTTCAGGGACTTCTTCCATCTTGCCAAAAACCGTAAAATCACAAACATGACGCCCAGGACAGCCATCGCGATCGTCCCAGCGCGAGATGAGCCTCGGTAGTCATCCTGGACATTGGTTGTGGTCATCGTGTTTTGACCTACAAAATAGGTAATCAAAACATCTTTTGAAGCTCGATAGAACTGCAATGGGGCGTTTAAATGGAATTGATTTCTCTCGCCCCTCCAAGCGCACATAGCAGACTGGTTAGGAGAAGATCCACTTTCAAGTGTCAGGATTCATCTCTATCCACAATTGAGCGACGGTTCCTATACCTAATGTGTACAACAATGGCGTTTTCAGGAATCACTTCGTATATTAGTATTCACGCTAATAATCCTACACCGCAAATGTGAGGTCCTTTGGTGGATCTTAAACCAGGGCTCTGTTCATTCTTTGCACAGAGGGATACAGGGGTTCAGGGGCAATTACGCTTGTTTTAAACTGGAGACCTTAGAAAATTTGATGCAAGTTTCAGGCGTTCTTCGatgctttcttttttaaTCAATTTAGCGCTGTTGCTGAAGAAATCCTCTGCACAAAAGAACACAACAGAATTGACCCGACAGAATAGCCCCTTACTCGATAGAACAAGCAGAAACCTAACCTCTTTTTGGCAGGTCATACTGGGAACCTGAGATGGGACCAGGTCCTCACTTTCAGCCTTCCTTGCCTGTCCTCTCTTTATTATGGCAGCTTAATCATGTCCCACTGGATGTACAGAGGTTACAAGTACCCAGGTACCAGATCTTTCTCCATTGATATacacccccctcccccctgTACCTCTTTAAATTCACGTCTTGGGCGGTCGCCCGGGTGTTGTTTGAATGCCTTGATTGGTACGACGCTAAATTGCGAGTGCTAAATCGACCCGTATACAAGATGGCTTAGCCTTTGGCGTTTCTCTCCTCATGTAGTAGAACCGACGGATGGAATCGGTTTAGGTGGATAAACACACAACGTAACTAGTCGAGTATCAAAAGGCAGTAAGGGATATGCTAGAGAACTAGGGCATTGGAAAAAGGTGCGTATATGAATCAATGCTAAAAATCGTCTCTGATGGACCGGCcagtggaaaaaaaattctaaGCGTCCCCTAATTAAATCACCGAGGTCTATATAAGTGGATCGAGCTATTGTTTAAAGCGTCTCGTGATTCGCAGCTATGTGCATAATGGGCATTATTTTATAATTGGTAACTTCAGCTAGCGAGAGGCCTACTAATTAATACGCTTATAAAGACTAGAATCTACCCCAGTAGGACTAGTGGGATCTACTACCCCACTAGGGGATTAGAGATAGCGAACCCCCGAGGGGTAAGACCTACGAATGTGAAAAGAACGGCCACTATGTATGGGAATATCACGCGAGAAAGCTAAAGCTCAGAAACCCTACAGCCTCGACTACCTAGTTGACCCTGACGAAGAGGGTCGAAGAACTAGGCGACCTGGCGGAACCTGGCAACGATCCAAAAAAATCAGCCCACTTAGAGAAAGTCTTCTTTAAAAGTGGAGCTATCGATGTCTCGGCCTTGAACCACACAAAAGAGATGCTCAAACCGGACCAGAGCATGATCTTTCAACGCGCAGCTGTATTGGGATTTTTTTCATAATTTGGATTAGATGTGATATCCACCTGGGTATATCCCAATCGTTTCATGATCGGTAATGAGACCAAAATTTTGATGGAATAATGCATAGTAACTGAACACCCTCAAACCCTTCTAACCCCTTCTTTTCAGTGATCGGTGCTTCGGGGTGTAGGGACTCGAGAAGGAATTGAGGTGCTGATGGTAGGATTCCTAAAGGTTTGGAAAAGGCTTGCAAAGAGGAACCATCATCAAAGTGATTAGTCTTGATTGAGCAAGTCGATGGTCAAGTTCCACACCACGAGATATCCTTCTTGGTACCGGGTAAAAATGGTCTGGTTATTGTTCGAAGATTAGACGATTGATGCAATGCTGGAAAAGTCGTCCAATGCTAACTAAACGTAGGACCTTTTTATACCCTTTTGCGTTTTTCTATCCTCGGATCCCATATCCAGTTGTCAAGGATTGGAAGAAGACACACCTATGTCTTCTACTTCTACTTCCCATCTATCCGAGAAAAGGGATTGTCCAGTATGAATCAATATGAAGGGGCAAGCTTATTGTCGAGTTGTCGTTGGCAACATATAGCGCACTGCCACTTTGGATCATCACCTGCCCTCAACTGGAGTGCCGTTTGGTTTCTGCCGGGAATGGATGTTTTTTGTTGTTGGATTGCTGGATTTTTTGTTTCCGAATGGTCAACTCTGTGAACAGGTTCTAGAATCGCAATTTCCGGAATTTGTTAAGCTTCCACAGGCCATACTTCGCGATAGTTACCGTTCCCATCACACACGCTAGAACAAGGATGATAAAGGCCGAAGTACTCTCTTCAAAGAAGTTCGCCACATTCATTCCAAACAGACCAGCCACAAAAGTTGAAACGGCGAATCCCAACATACAGATCTCCAGTTGAGCCTCGAACACCAGGATCTGATTTCGTCGCACATCCAAGATCGACTGAATGGTTTCAGTTGTGCGCTCCAAATCTCCCAGTAGAGCAGTTGCCGACTCCGCGATCGCGTCTGTATTTTTGTAATACGCCCCGAGAAGATATTCCACTTCACGGTGATCCTCTACCGCATGCGGTTGACCTGCCTGTCGATCTGTCAAGAACATGGTCGCCATATCGTCATCATTTTCAAGAATTTCTCGTAATGCCGAGCGGAACTGACGGGCACGCTGCTGAATAGCCACGAGCCTTGTCCGGTGATCCTGTAACCCACGGAGAACAGAGTAAACTACATCTTCTCTTGTTGAATCCCGCAAGCTATCTTCGACTTCTCGCCGGATGAGAATGTGTTCAGCTTCAAGAGTGGCAATCACAGAAGCAAGTGCGGCATCCACTACACGTAGCTCATATGGGAGCTTCGCTATGATACCAGAGCCCGGACCAGGTCGGAGCCTTCTCTGGAGGTCTGTCATAAAAACATCCTGCACCTTCACGTGGCAGTCCTCAAGtgggagaaggaaaagaaggacTCCATGTGCGCGGACCAGGAGCCGTAAAGTGAACATGCTGATAAAGATGACAGACGGACGGACCAACAGATGAGGGATCCCCTCCGAGACAAGATCCACGTTACGCAGATCGCGACCATCTAATCCCCATTCTTTAGCAAGATCATCCCTAGTTCCTCGAGTTTCAGATTCCTTGATAGAGCCATCGAGACCCAGGACTATGCAGCGCAACTCTGTCGCATCATTAATGCGGCTTTGGGACAAAGAAAGAGATAAATCGAACACCTTTTGATTGAAGGTTGCTTCCCTTTTCCTGTCAGGCTCCTGAATGACGTGATGTGATTTATTGGGGAGCGTGACGATCTTCCGTCTGCCGCAGCTGGGGATCTGGATCTTGGGTTGTTTCATGCGGAGAGTGCCGGAAAGATGATGGAATCGGCAAGGTGGTGTACTTGTACCTCTTGTCAGTCTGTCTCTCGGAACAAAGAAGAACGAAGTCCTGGCAGCACGCCGATGCATGATCTATATCGTCTTTGCCACAAGCATGAGCGGAGCTGTGGAGTTGGACTGTTCTCGCTGCACTACTCGGGCTAGTGTGGCTTGGCGGATGTGGCGATGCCTGTGGCTTCTTCGTTGCTGGTGAGGATCAActgatttcttgattttatTATGAGATAGGATATATGAGGGCTAAGCTAGCAGAGATCATGGAAGGAGAGGATAGTCCCCAAAATTGTCCATGTTCTACGCCAGTGGGCCGACAAGAGCGACGCAGTGCTCACAATTAAAGATGTATGGACAATACTGGAGTCGTGTTTTTACAACTCCTTCGCAACAAGATATGCCAGATTCTGCAATTTCTGCATGATACCTTTGGGGTCATACTTTTTCGCCACTGCGTCGATATCCTTGATATTCTTCTCCCCAAAAGACGTCAGCGGCTTCTGGTTGGGACCCCCATCGTTGACGAAGATGTAGGGGAGGAAAAGACCCTGCGACTTGGCGCTGGAGGTGAGATTGGCCAACACTGAGTCTACGGTACCCATTATCACCGATTGGCTGAGTTCGTCTGGAAATTGAGCGAACATGTTCACCCCTGTGCGAGGTTTTTGGTCAGAGATGTTTCCTGGAGGGCGATGTGAGTAGAAAAGGAGACATACACATTTGCGTCGTCGCCTCGAGACCGAGCAGATTACCTCCGTTCTGCAGATTGCCTCGAGTTACTAGATTTGGCATGATACCTTGAGGTACGTAAGAAAGTCCCGCACCGGGGGGCAGAGAGGCAGCGGCCTCGAGATAGGCCGAAAAGGTATCTTGCAGGAATTTCGGCCCTGTTACCTTAAACGTGAATGTACCGCCGTAGGATACGCCCTTGGAAGTCAGCCCGGTAGAGCCAATCATGAGGAGAAGCTCACTGAGCGAGCCGTTTGTTGGTGGGTATAATGCCGAGGCCACAGGGATGCCAGAGAATGGATCAAAGGTTGCGGGTGTAGTTACATGGCCAAGATACCCGTAAAAAACCAAAGTGTAGGTGGGATTGATCTGGATCTCCACATTGCTGTTGATATCGCCATCCAAAAGATATTTTGCATAGGCCTCAAGTACGGCGGGGGTGTTGGCAACGGTGTAGGTGCTTAACTCATAGTAGACATCGATgccggtgttggtggtgaGATCATACTCAGTCACGATGCCTGGTCCAGTTAGATAGTTTGAACGTTAACACACAAGATCAGTCTCACCGAAGTTGTTCAGACCTCCCTTCAGTCCTTTGTATAGATCGGCATACTCAGTTTGGGTGGCGTCGACAATTTTTCCATTGGGAAGCACCACCTGGAATCGGGTGACGCTGTCAAGAGCCAATCCGTGGGTATTGTAGAAGGTGCTGAGGCCCCCTGATGCTATCAATGTCTTGGTTCATTGAGACTTCCGACGAGGATTTCTTCACTCACCACCGAGAATGTACCCGCCAACGCCTACATCCACTTCACGACCACCCAAGACGGTGACATTATACGGCTGGAGGTACTTATATACAGCACCCCATCTATTCCCAGGCCCCACAGTCACAGTTCCGCGATCGGCGCTTAGGAAAATAGTGTTCAATTTCTCCAGAGCGACCAACACTCCATGGCGACCGATCGAACTAAATCCTGGGTTGATGTTGTGCCCACCAGAGCGAATAGCGAACTTCGTCTCTAGAATGCCGAGGATCTGTAATAGACGTGAGACCTCTTGAGCGGATTTTGGCGTCACAACGCAGGATGCATTTAACCGACAGTTCTGTGACCAGGCTTCGTCGATAAAAACACTATAGTAAGGCGAGGTCATAGTGAAGGTCTCGTTCTTGGAAAAGACACGATTCAAGAGGCTACAGGTGTAATCGGCATTTCCGAGAAGAACGTCTCCAGCGGGGAGAGAGATGCCCAGCGAGGAGAGAGCAGCACCAATTGAGAATCGAGATGGGATGAAGGTTGCCATGGCGGTAGCCAATGCCCCCATAAGGACACCTATTACTGAGGACATCTTGGCCATTTTTACTACCCGCGAGTTGGCTGGTTGTAGTTCATGCGTGTTCGCAGCCCTTTATGGACCTGCGAACTGCGATGTCGGGTGGGACTTGGGATGCATCGCACGATTACAAATGGAAGGCAAGGCCGACGGGTCTTCCATTTCTCGATGTTTCTCATGCCCAAATTCGAAGATGGACCGATCGATTCTCGTGCCTGGCTTGCGATTTGCCTCTCGGATTACCGACCTGGCTCGGCCGACGGACCGGCATAGCTTTCGCTCGATGTGCTGTCAATGGCATGTAGCGATTCAAAAAACACAGAACCAAATCCTCATCCCTTCTCACTTCTTCGTCACCTTTGATATTTGAACAAAATGGGCTTCTTCGCACTCGAGGAATGGGCAGCCGCCAATCGCGACTACGACAACACCCCAGCGCCCTACTGGCATGCGAAGTCTGTACCCGATGGCTTCACGGCCATCTCAGGAATCCTCTGGTCAATCTCGTATATCCTGATGGCCAAAAAGGCCTTCAAGGATCGATCCTACGCGATGCCTCTTCATTGTCTCTGCTTGAACATCACCTGGGAAGCGGTTTACGGGTTTATCTACGGCCCAGGACTGCTAAATCAGGTTGTCTTCGCACAATGGATGATTGTCGACGTCATCCTA
It contains:
- a CDS encoding putative integral membrane protein; its protein translation is MTTTNVQDDYRGSSRAGTIAMAVLGVMFVILRFLARWKKSLKPGLDDFTILGALVPFLALVGLMLALNDFGMGSHSEKLAMENIIMIAKLLVTFECMFVTTIAVTRVSILLMYCRIFPTREMRITSMILGGISILWCVAVILVDIFQCTPIVRAWDKRIPGHCINLEASFIANAVPNIGIEILILSLPVRVVWGLHASLTHRLSVIAMFMLGSFVVFTSIYRITTLFEYDPADVAWTLGKSCTWCIIESSTGIISACMPTLRPLFLMFSSKFSSQSGTHRTRTEAEHSKGFELHNSALRPSDEPRNKTRVQLGVSHPDDGSDDEVPLNAIRVQQDMIWQESRGDSSLGYS
- a CDS encoding Magnesium transporter MRS2/LPE10, whose product is MATFIPSRFSIGAALSSLGISLPAGDVLLGNADYTCSLLNRVFSKNETFTMTSPYYSVFIDEAWSQNCRLNASCVVTPKSAQEVSRLLQILGILETKFAIRSGGHNINPGFSSIGRHGVLVALEKLNTIFLSADRGTVTVGPGNRWGAVYKYLQPYNVTVLGGREVDVGVGGYILGGGLSTFYNTHGLALDSVTRFQVVLPNGKIVDATQTEYADLYKGLKGGLNNFGIVTEYDLTTNTGIDVYYELSTYTVANTPAVLEAYAKYLLDGDINSNVEIQINPTYTLVFYGYLGHVTTPATFDPFSGIPVASALYPPTNGSLSELLLMIGSTGLTSKGVSYGGTFTFKVTGPKFLQDTFSAYLEAAASLPPGAGLSYVPQGIMPNLVTRGNLQNGGNLLGLEATTQMWVNMFAQFPDELSQSVIMGTVDSVLANLTSSAKSQGLFLPYIFVNDGGPNQKPLTSFGEKNIKDIDAVAKKYDPKGIMQKLQNLAYLVAKEL
- a CDS encoding Magnesium transporter MRS2/LPE10 gives rise to the protein MKQPKIQIPSCGRRKIVTLPNKSHHVIQEPDRKREATFNQKVFDLSLSLSQSRINDATELRCIVLGLDGSIKESETRGTRDDLAKEWGLDGRDLRNVDLVSEGIPHLLVRPSVIFISMFTLRLLVRAHGVLLFLLPLEDCHVKVQDVFMTDLQRRLRPGPGSGIIAKLPYELRVVDAALASVIATLEAEHILIRREVEDSLRDSTREDVVYSVLRGLQDHRTRLVAIQQRARQFRSALREILENDDDMATMFLTDRQAGQPHAVEDHREVEYLLGAYYKNTDAIAESATALLGDLERTTETIQSILDVRRNQILVFEAQLEICMLGFAVSTFVAGLFGMNVANFFEESTSAFIILVLACVMGTVTIAKYGLWKLNKFRKLRF
- a CDS encoding Epd1 is translated as MKFSLVALLTLAGVTVADLDPIVIKGSKFFYSSNNTQFFMRGVAYQRESTSSSGYADPLADVTACERDVPIMKELRTNVIRTYAINATADHSACMKLLSDAGIYVISDLSDPNLSIDRNDPSWKTDLFARYTSVVDELAKYNNTIGFFAGNEVSNTIATSDASAFVKAAVRDTKKYIKKKGYRPMGVGYATADVSDIRADMADYFNCGDIDDTIDFWGYNIYSWCGDSNYVESKYQDRTEEFANYSVPVFFAEYGCNQVQPREFTEVKALYGETMASVWSGGIVYMYFQEANDFGLVSVVDSTSVRTMSDFSYYSNEIASANPTGVNKASYTPTNTALRSCPTVGPNWEAESSPLPPIADIDLCDCMYDASACAVADSLDSTKYAKLFGTVCGNTDCSGLAANATTGEYGAYSMCSTKQQLTFALNKYYIEQNRAAGACDFDGSASIKAVTSATGTCSTQMMEAGIAGTATITTQNTGTGRSRSASSTGSSTGSSTKTSSGAISVHSSSSFGSFQVVASIATALLAGVGMIAL
- a CDS encoding MacJ; its protein translation is MGFFALEEWAAANRDYDNTPAPYWHAKSVPDGFTAISGILWSISYILMAKKAFKDRSYAMPLHCLCLNITWEAVYGFIYGPGLLNQVVFAQWMIVDVILFYAIVRSAPSAWKQSPLVAQHLAGIIVVGCVVCLWLHLAIAATFIPSIGRRVVFMTAWPMQVLINLSSIAQLLSRGNTLGHSWGIWSVDGSPV